The DNA window ATTGTAcactatttctttttcttttttgtaactGTGTTTTCAATAGGTTCAAAatcaacatgttttttttttttcttttatcaaagTTTGAcaaaagacaacattcttggaactgaaaatcaaatgaaaattttatgttgaaaatagaaaataaatcaaaaaattgatAGAGAAGAAGAATCGAAACCCAATTCCTTTTGTTCCACCGGTGACTAGAGCAGTCATTCCGCAATAAGGTGTTATAATTTCCATTACTTTGCATTGCTGCTAGAGAGAGTGATAATTTGTGGCCATATAATTTTGATATTCACGCAGTGAACTAGATCATGTTAACTTAATTTGAAACAATGAATTCATTAACAAAGTTATATGTATTAGGATAATTCTAATCATGAATGActatgtaaattataaaaaatacacataGATATTAAATATTACGAAATAGCTCACTTGGATTTGATTAATTCTCAGAATTAGAGAATTAagctattaatttattagagaattaatctattaatttattctctcaaccaaaaataataaattattatccTTATTACTTTACCCATATTTGAATAATGATACTAATtgtatttcaaattttaattcttaattatatttttagttgtTATCCTTATCACTTTAGCCATGATTTTAATCCTTAATAATTTTCTCAGGATTTGAAACATATTTGAATTTGCTATCATTTTATTCTTCTAACAACCATTTATAAATATGACTATCTTTTATCAATCACTATgtaaattattaattgataatttttattatttaaatatttgttcacAAGGATGTTAAATATCGTAACTACGTCACGTGTCAGCTCTATGATTACACCGTGACattgatgaataaaaatatttataagttgtattatttattcaatttatttatacaTTATAGTTGGCCCATGGACCACGAGCCATCattgtgaataaatattttattcacTTAAATGAATAACGATACtaattgtatttgaaattttaatcctCAATCATTTTTTACTTATTATCTTTATCACTATTTGAAtgtaattttgattaatatgaaattgttgaaaatttcacaatataataattatagtagtaataattattttttgaaattctgCACATAACAAgttttatgattatgattatcttTATCAGCATAAAAATTTTTGCCATcgttttacaattttaaatgaaaattctacaataataaatcataatttgataattttgccaccttctattttatttttataaattaaattaaatttataaaaaatataaatgttagatggttagaataataaattcaaattaaataagcAAATTAGTTAATGAGTTTTAAATATTTGTTAACAaagtaatttaaatatttatattaaatagttTAAATCATATCCAAACAACTTACAACCACTTTTTAATTGGAATTAAATATAatacataaaattaaattttgtgatatctatgaaaagtaattaaattttgaaatttcattttattacaaattagcatttaatcatttaaattaaatttaacttaAGACTTTAACTGGCACTAAAGGTGTtgacttttgactatataaatCCATAACAACACGAGAACTCGATTTCATTGTTTGGGGTAAGtattgaaaatatatttttattttttcatttatttgtaaGTTATTGGAAATTGTTATATTTAgtttaataattttaaattataatatatattttaaaattctacATGATAATAATAGTCACActcaaatagtcaaatttgaatttttcatcGTCTTAGATATAAGATACAcatatttgaatatttttattcttttagtcttttaaaaatttatttaaatgcaCATATTTTTTTCACTGTATTGTTCAGACTGTactcacttaccaaaaaaattcaGACTCTTCTCACGATACACCTTTGCTTGATCAAGATGAGTAAATACCTCTCAGACAAACGTATGAGAATATCTTATAATAGTGAAAGTACATGTTCGTTATGCTATACAAATAAATAACATATCAATGATAGACACAAAACcttattattattgaaaaaaaagattACAAGTAAAGAATATAATCCACCATCGTCATATAAAGTTGGTTTTTATTCCAAATTAGCTCAAGATGGTCGTATGACTGCGATAGTTTAGtctataaatcaaaatatccagTGAATGTCATCTTAAATAGTAAATTCATTAGAAAAATAAGTTCAGATTATACTAAGTTATTTGATACAAAATCTCTTTTCTAGAACTTGTGgattcttttttcaaaattaaatataaagaaATGAATTATTTTTGTAGCTTATTGTGTAGAGCCAAAGAAGAATAATTacaaattgctaaaaaaataaaagaaatttttgattgacaaaataatttttttgtatcTTTGTCATTTACAAGTTTACATGTTCAAGACCGTAATGATAAActctttatatttattaaattttacaAGGTCTTAAGATTGACAAAAGAAATGAGGCTTCATTAGATAAGTGGCCATGATTTTGCATTAAACAATATAAGAGAATTCTCATAATGGATATTAAAAATCGATGATGGTGAAATTGGAGATCATAATGATTGTGAGAGAATTGTAAAAAATTCTAGATGATCTCCTTATCAAGAACTCAGACAATCCCTTTGCAACAATTGTTAATAGCCATATATTTCTTTACTTCAAAAAATGAGTGATTCTAAGTATATGCAGGAGAGGACAATTCTGGTGTATACATTTGAAATAGTGCAAACAGTGaatgattttatgttttcattagtTTCAGGTGAAGAAATAACTTATTTAGTTCTGACAATGTTTGTAAAGTAGATATGAATGTCGATAGTCATGAATATTTATACACAATTGAATTCTTAAATTCCATTACATCTTATGCTCTTCTAAACCATGAATCAATATTGATGATTGGTGTTGCCTGTAATGCTGCTTAGAAATATCGATAGTAACACGAATGAAAAAACACATTATAGAAGTTAAGATTATTTCAGAAATCAAGGTCGGTCACAAGATATTTATTTCTCGAATGGTACTATCTCCATTAGATTCTTGGTTACCATTTAAACTCCAAAGAAGATAGTATCCATTAGCTATTAATTTTGCTATGACAATAAATAAAAGTCAAGGATAATCACTTTCTCATGTTGGTTTGCATTTGTCAAGGTCGGTTTTTAATTAGTCATGACCAATTATATGTTGCAGTCTCAATTGTAAAAAGTATGAATAGGCTGAAAATATTGATTGTTAATGATGAAGGACAATTATGTACTACTACAAGCAATGTACATAGTATTGTGTTTCATAATTTAATATAGATATGTCATACTATTGTCAACTTTCTATTATTATCGACTTTAATAAATTCTAGCTAGAAATTTAAAGTTAATGTCGGGACTCTGGAGTGTCTCTTCACTTTTCTTAAATCCACCCCCACTTTGTGTTGGTTCTTTTACGGGTTAAGTGCAAATAGGTCACTCAAAGATAGGTcagtttgcaattaggtcacgcaaagataaaaattttaaattgagtCACTCAATGTTCTAAATTTAAGCAATTAGCTCATTCCGGTCAATTTCTAATCTATTTCTTGTCGGAAATTGCTGGCAtgtcaaaaaaattttgaaatctaaaataaaattaaaatagaaatGTCATGTGGAatgtaaaaataatataaattttaaaatgaaagtAAAAATGATAAGTGGCattataaaaagtaaaaaaaaatgaaacaagatcccgagtgaaaaaaaagaaaaaaaaggagtcaCTTAGGCGCAGACGCTGCCTGGCCTCAACCAGAGCCACTGGCGACGGTGCTGTGGATCTGAAGAGGAGAGGAGCATAGACTGCCACCTGAGGTAGCAAAGATTTCTTGATGAAGAGTGCGGCGTCGACTACTTTGGTACAGGGCACCGCGGCcatcgtaaaaaaaaaaaggaaaatttgatcctctctctttctctctcatcctcCCCTCCTTCCCCTCTCTGACCAAATTCaccaatttaaaaaatattgagtgacccaatttgaaatttttttctttagatgacctaattgcaaatgagggtatctttcagtgacctagaTGCATTAAATCCGTTCTTTTATGATCAAATATTTCAGTGAATTAGAAAGTTTTTTATTATTCGCGCATCGCACAGGTCCAATAACTAGTTTGATTATAATATGTTTTGATCAACTTCACAACCTTAACTGTTGAATATACGCAAGAAAATGCAAAAAGTTGATGCTTGTACTCCAATGATATTCGAATTCCTAAAGCTCAATGAAACTTTTTATACCAAATGAATAAGCCAATAAATCTGTAAAAACATAAAGTAGAGCAGGTTCAGTATGGAAGCACAATTTAGAAGCTCACAGATTGGCTGCCcccaaaaaagaaaggaaggaagaaaaagaaaaagaaaaagaagaaacactACTCAAAAGAGCTTGATAGCTTCATCATCTATTGTCAAATATATGATGTAATTACATGAATATATCCCACAACATACAATTTCTGATCCTTTATGATCCCGAGGGATTCTCGTAGAAGAggagattgaaaaataaaagttaaaGATGAACAATCTAACCATGTAGTAATAGACATACCATTTGAGATTACAGTTTTAAGTTGATCTTCTCAGACCACTTGAATATATCAGAAAAAACTTGATCACCTCCCAACTCCTCTCCTGTTGCCCCAGCAGCCACCCTAATGATATCCTCAATTAAAGCAAAGTTTCCCATTATATCAACATGCGAGCCACTCTGGGTGCCCCGACCCTCGAGTAGATTTGCTGGAGGAGAGTGATCATACTCCCTAATAAACATCCCAATCCCCGAAGGATTAAATCTCGTCTTCCCACGCCAACCTTTCGCACACATAAAGCCTGCACTTAAAACGGGCACTGTCTCATCACCATCGACAGTATAGACTCCATCCTTCAGACACctaccttcatcttcttcatctgcTGATGTGTCAATCCGAAATGGGATATTGCATTCAGCATACGTAGACAACTTGTAAACATAAGCTCTTTCAGTTGGTACACCAACTCCATACATAGAAAAGATTTCCATATCGGGAGCATTTGGTAACCTGCAAAACCAGAATGGACGAGTTGTCATTTGAATACTTCAAATTATTAGGATGATCATCCTATAAAATACCCTAAAATTCACGACACCCCCTCCCCCCTAAAGCTGTAGTCATTTGTTAGAATCAAGTAATTTGAGCTGTACCTACCAAGACAAAAAGGTAAATTGACAtctaaaaaagaaaagtaaatgaACAAAAAACATTTTATTCTAAGAGACACGCCACATATCTACCAGAAGCAGCAAACATGACATCAATCTAAAGCAAGAAAGGAAGAACGAGATCAAGTACATCAAGAGATCAATGCTCTTGGAGGAGGCATCTTAATAACAATGCTGAAAGGTTTATTTATTGCACCATTACGAGTCAATGACATACACAAGAATATCGAGAAAATGCTTGCGTTACTTTTAGCATTTTCCATTTTACCACTTTCGAGTATATATGCATCTCGCATTTCAATAAGAACTACAAGAATTGCAAATCTTCTATGGACCATTCCTTTGGAGTTAGGATGTCATTTCTGTGCATCATAAATAGTTTTGATCATCAAACAATAATAATGGAAACACCATACGGATAAGCAAAACTGAACCTTTTCAtataaaaagcacaaaaacaaattaagtaCATCTCAttgaactttattttttttaaaaaaagaatatcTTATTGAATAAGGGCCTGTAGGCCAcaaaatttctctctctctctctctctttttttttttggttattgtcATCAAAGTGTCTCATCCATTATATTTTGATACTTTTACAAGCAAGAAAGTTCTAATCACATCAAACAATATAATTTGAAATGACTGTCAGGACTCACTTCGTCTCCAATGGGTTTGACCAATATTTGTAGTGTTCGTACATTGGATCATCCAAATCATCAGCAATCCCATAGGAGAAATGAGCACTTCCACGTGTCATCATTTTTGGGGCGACAAAATATAGCAGATCTATAATTGATCCAGCAGTGTAAACTTTATATTCTGCAACAGCCTTAATACCATTAAATCCCATGTCGTGATACTCGGTCCAAACATCACGACATGTGGTGTTTGCAACACTTTGGCCCTTAATAGCACCCTgcacaagcaaaacaaaataaaataccatAATTCACCAGGATGCTAAACCTTCTTCAGTTTTCTGTAACTTAAATTCACTATTTGTAATCTTGGGATACGACCAGATGGCCTAGGGACTTTCCGAAAAAAATCCCATCTCAAGATTTCAAATAGGTGGGGGGAGATTATGTCATAAACCAAAACCATTTTTGAATTATTGGAAGTCAGTGAAACTCATAAGCATACCCTAAAGTCAATTCTTTCGATCTCTGACGAAGGTGCCTCAGCTACATCTCTGCCAAATGATATAAGCCTACCATAGTTAACACTCTTTGTTTGAGACACCTCACATTCAGTTTCATTTTGGCTGATAATCTTGGTGCCATTGTCTTTTTGCCTGTGTTTGCTAGGAATATATCCTTGCTCAGGCGACCAGTCAAGACCACCCCAGATAGTTTCTCCACCTTTTGGTATCATTGACATGGTTGAATCCCATGTGCGGGAAAGCTTCATCACATATTGTAACGTCTGGAAGTGAAATAAATCATTTTCCAAAAACCCTGGTGCAACTGCCCTGCATTTTGAGGGATTTCACTTTAAAGATTCACCAATATAGACGCAAGACAATTGATGGGAATACGAATAAATAAAATGATGAATATTAAACATGCACATTGACAAACAAACTACTTTAAGACCATGTTGTTATGAGAATACACTTTCTCCAAAAGCAGTGACGAATATTGAGCTTAAAATAAGAATGTCACTATTTCAATGATAACAAGATTTTGGAAAGGAAACATGAAACATACCAGTGGAAAAACAAAGATGTCGAAGCAAGGGAATAAAACGAAATATGTACTGGTAGTAAGCGCCACCAATGGGTAGCATAAGGGAAAAAAGACTTTCCAGAACTAAACTTTCAGGTGTCAATGCAAAAAACAATGATTGTGAAAAATGCCTGTTACGCGATATCTTGTTACCAAACCTCCAGCAATAGAGGGGGAAATTTTCACTCAACGAAAGGTGGTACATAATTATCTATTCACTTTATGCTATTTGCATGCAAAATCTGCAGTTGTTCAGACAAGAACGATAATTAGCATGTGCATCACACATTGGAtgtcaaaaaaatttcttttttacatGGACTAAAAGGATTGAAAAAGGTAACAAAGATAATCCAGCCACACTAATGGTTTTCAATTTTCCAATACATGCAAAGGTACTGACGCAAGTTTTTAGCATGCTCAAAACAAAGCAGTAGAAGATGACTACCTGACCACTATTTCACTATATTAGAGTTGAAAACGGATAAAAACCTGGCAACTGCAATATCCTTTGCTTCAGCAGAGAAAAGGCCAGCAATAGCTTTGGGAACGCCTAGAAATGGTCCGCCAATGTTCATCACAGCCTTTATATGCCTAGCGCACCAATTTGGTCCACCCCCACCACCCATGGGGGCAGGTGCCTCAACCCACTTCATAAAATGCAGAAAGTACAAGACACCCATGGAATGGGGAATCACAACTGCCTTTTTTCCACCATTCGTAGCGACCATCAGT is part of the Tripterygium wilfordii isolate XIE 37 chromosome 7, ASM1340144v1, whole genome shotgun sequence genome and encodes:
- the LOC120002391 gene encoding phospholipid:diacylglycerol acyltransferase 1-like, with product MPLIRRKKVTESDKHSNSDPIEEEESEIESDDHKKKTKSGASKKAKKVARAERKKDKPKWSCVDSCCWLIGCVCVTWWFLLFLYSAVPSSFPQYVTEVITGPAPDPPGVKLRNEGLKARHPVVFVPGIVTGSLELWEGHQCAEGLFRKRLWGGTFGEVYKRPLCWVEHMSLDNETGLDPPGVRVRPVSGLVAADYFAAGYFVWAVLIANLARIGYEEKTMYMAAYDWRLSFQNTEVRDQTLSRIKSNIELMVATNGGKKAVVIPHSMGVLYFLHFMKWVEAPAPMGGGGGPNWCARHIKAVMNIGGPFLGVPKAIAGLFSAEAKDIAVARAVAPGFLENDLFHFQTLQYVMKLSRTWDSTMSMIPKGGETIWGGLDWSPEQGYIPSKHRQKDNGTKIISQNETECEVSQTKSVNYGRLISFGRDVAEAPSSEIERIDFRGAIKGQSVANTTCRDVWTEYHDMGFNGIKAVAEYKVYTAGSIIDLLYFVAPKMMTRGSAHFSYGIADDLDDPMYEHYKYWSNPLETKLPNAPDMEIFSMYGVGVPTERAYVYKLSTYAECNIPFRIDTSADEEDEGRCLKDGVYTVDGDETVPVLSAGFMCAKGWRGKTRFNPSGIGMFIREYDHSPPANLLEGRGTQSGSHVDIMGNFALIEDIIRVAAGATGEELGGDQVFSDIFKWSEKINLKL